From the genome of Longispora fulva:
CCGCCGTCGGCGCCGGCATGGTCTACGTGGTCAACGCCGGCACGTTCGCGGTCAGCGCGGTCTGCCTGCTGGCGCTGAGGCTGGCACCGGCCCCGCCGCCGGAGCAGGCCGTGGGCATGCTGCGCAACCTCCGGGAGGGCTGGCGGGAGTTCCGGTCCCGGACCTGGATGTGGACCACGATCGTGATCTTCATGGCGCGCGGGATGCTTGTGTTCGCCCCGGTGTACCCGCTCGGCTCCGGCCTCGTCACCGACCGCCTGGGCGAGCAGGCCTACGGCTGGGTGCTGTCGGCGCTCGGCGGGGGCACCATCCTCGGCGGCCTGATCGCGATGCGGTACCGGCCGCGGCGACCGCTGGCCGCCGGTTCCGTCGCGCTGTTCGGCTTCGCCCTCATCCCGCTCAGCTACGCCGTGCACGCGCCACTGGCCGGGCTGATCGCCCTGCACGTCCTGGGCGGGGCGGCCTGGGCGTTCTGGTCGGTGGTGTGGTCGACCAGCGTGCAGACCCAGGTGCCGCCGGACGTGCTCAACCGGGTGATCGCCTACGAGGTGGCCGGCTCCGTCGGGTGCATCCCGATCGGCCAGGCCCTCGCCGGACCGGTCGCGGGGCTGGTCGGCGCGGAGGCGGTACTCGGGTTCGGGGCCGTTGTCGGGGTGGCCTGCTGCGTCGCGCAACTCGCGGTGCCGGCGATCCGGAACCTGCGGCGGGTCGCCGACCAGCCCTGAGAGGCCTGGAACCCATCCGGCGCACCGTCGATGGCTGAGTAACGCCGTCCCGGCGCGACGTGGGATCGCGGGTCCGAGGCGCGGCGTCTCGACCGGACGCCGAGCCCGGGCGGTGTTCAGGTGCGCCGTCGTGGGCTGCTCCAGAGCAGG
Proteins encoded in this window:
- a CDS encoding MFS transporter is translated as MATLAPPIGHTRLWTRNFGLYFVARSVALLGDGMLPVAVALAVRGAGYGASGVGYVLAAWMTPLVLLILFGGVFADRFTPRRMMIGADVVRVGTQAVVAAALLSGRPSLGLMIAMSALAGAATAMFEPGVKSMVPRVSEDAQRANATLRVADAVAQLAGPALSATLIAAVGAGMVYVVNAGTFAVSAVCLLALRLAPAPPPEQAVGMLRNLREGWREFRSRTWMWTTIVIFMARGMLVFAPVYPLGSGLVTDRLGEQAYGWVLSALGGGTILGGLIAMRYRPRRPLAAGSVALFGFALIPLSYAVHAPLAGLIALHVLGGAAWAFWSVVWSTSVQTQVPPDVLNRVIAYEVAGSVGCIPIGQALAGPVAGLVGAEAVLGFGAVVGVACCVAQLAVPAIRNLRRVADQP